In Candidatus Binatia bacterium, the genomic stretch TGACGAGGGCCGAGACCGGCTTAGGGCCCCTGCAGGCTCCGGTATTCGTCACGCTAGACCAGACTCCGACGCTTAGCCGAACGGACGAACAGCCCGCCAGCGATTGCCGCGTGCGCTCTTCGGGAAATAGCCTGCGGTGCAAAACCCCCTGAGACGGAGCCATCTGCGAAGCAGCGACCGGGCCAGCGGCTCGGCCCGTCGGCACGGTCGCCCTTCGTCGCATCTCTATGGATGACAGGAGCCTACGGATCGATCCGGTCATTGATGAAACGAGCGAATTCGATTTCGATCTCACCGCGCCGATCCAGGGTGCCCGTCCGCTTCTCGAGGCGTCGACGCCGATGGGCCGCTTCGGGAATACGGACGACATCGCCTACGCGGCCGTCTGTATCGCGAGCGAGGAGGCAAAATTCGTCATGGGGCAGACCCTGTCTCCGAATGGCGGCTTCGTGATGAGTCAGTAGCGCTGCGGCGCTGGTTCTCCCTGATGAGACCGAGGAGGGGTCGAACGCGGGACGATAGGAAGGATGAACGGCCTATTTGCCCAGGTCCACCTGGGACGCCATCAAGGCAGGCCTGCCGCTGCGCTCGGATCTGCCCGCCACGCTACAGGAGCACGCCTGGTCCTCGCCGATCCACTACGCCCCGCGGAGCTGAATCCCCGGCAAGACACCCGGCACACCCACTCCGACGGATCGCCGAGACGGAACTGCACCCGCCTGTTCCCCGAGAACGTCTTGATGCGACGCCTCGCTTCATCATTGAATCGGATCGCTTCAGAAGCGAGTAGCGGATTACTTCTGCGAGGCCGAGTTTCCGACCAGGGCCGCGCCCTGAAGGTCGGCCAGGATCGAGGCCGCGCCGGCGGTGTGTGAGTCACGCACGCACGTCACGAGGTCGTCGACCGTGGTCGCAGCGCCGCAGTCGCCCGCGAACCCCGCCGCCACGACGTGAGCATCTCTACAAAGGTTGCGGATCTTCTGATCGAGCTTCGCTTCGGCCTGAAGGACCTTCAGCGCGGCCTTCGGCTCAGTCGAGCGGTCCGTCCCGCCGGGCAGCGAGCCCTTCGACACGCTGTCGAGGCACTGCTGCCTCATGGCCTCGACTTCGAAAACCCCCGCCTCCACGGCGGGGGTTTTCTTTTCCGGCAGTCGGTCTAGCCATTATAGCAAGTCCACACCTCGTCGGGGGAGTAGATGAGGCCGTTCTGGCAGGCGCCCCGGGGCACGTCGCAGGCGTCGTAGAGCCCGTTCCAATTGGGCGGATCGAACTTGCACGACCAACGCCAATTCGCATGGTCGTACTGGATGCTCTCGCACGGCGCTTGGCTGCAAGAGCACCCATTCTTGATCCGGCAGCTGTCGTAGATGAGTTCCGGGTTCGAGCAGACCCACAGGCCGGTGTCCGGGTCCTGGCGGGCGTCTTCGCAGCCCTTGTGGATGCATGCCGTTGCCAGATTGCCCCATTTGGGTTCGCCGCTGTTGCAATACCAAGCGGGTCCCCAGGGCCCGTTTTCGTCCCACGACGCATTCTGGCAACCTTCGCGAATGAAGGCGGGGTCTGGGCAGTCGGGCCAGCCGGAGATGTCCGGGCAGCCGTTGATCCTGGCCTTGTATGGGAAGGCTTGGGGTCGGTCCTCGACGGCGCCCGAGCACAGGTCCGGGCCTCCTCTGTTGAGTACGTAGATCTCGCTGTTGTAGCCGAACATCTGCTGCTTGCCTCCCACGCTATCGGAAGCGTCGGCGAACTCGGTCGAGAATTTCACGGCGGCAGGGTAGCCATCTGGTCTCCGCTCGCACTTGTTGCGATCGATCCAGATTCGCTGGGGGCCGGCGCCGCCTCCTCCGTAGATCGCGATGCAATTTCCCCAGGGCTGGTTCGGGTTGGTGCTGCGGACCTGACTCAGCGTGTTGTCGTAGAATGTGATGTTGCGCATCCGGTTCGGCCCCGGGACGCTCCACACGGCGAGATTGTCATCCCCCTGGTAGCTCAGATTGCAGTGCTCCACGCTGACGTCCCGGGTGGAGCCGTGGAGATTGATCCCGTCTGCCCAACTCTTTGCGAGGGTGATGTTGTGGAAATAGAGATCGTGGCTCGGTTTGGTCAGGTCTCGCGTGCGAAGGACGAAGGCTGCGAGTTGGGGCGCTGTCTTCGGATTGCTCGAGTCGGGCCCTTCTCCCGTGATGTAGACGCTATCGACGACCGCTCCATAAATTCCGTCTGCTGAACCCTCCCGGTTCGTGATGTCCGTACCCTTTGGCGAGGTGCAGTAGGCGTCCGCGCAACCCGGTGTTTCGAAGACACCGCCTCCGCAAAGTGACGCGCCGTCGTAGCCCTGCCAACGGCCGGTATCCAGAGACTTGAAATTGAAATTGCCGAGCCACGTTTTGTCGTTGAGGACGAAGCCGATGCGGGTGTTCGGATCTCCCGGACTATCCGTATTCGGACCGCAGCCGTTGTTCACCGCGTTCGACGCGATGATCCAGGTGTTGAGTTCGCAATTGTCGGGATCGGTTGCGCAGTCCGTCGAGCCGGTGTCGCCGGTGATCTTCATGTTCTTCGGGAGCTTCACGTGGGTGTCCAGATAGAAGACGTCGGTCGCTGTGGTAGGTCCCAGGTAGACTGTACATTCCGGCTGGAAGCAGCCGTTGCTCTCGGCATCGTTGATGCACTGGGCGAAACTCGTCTCGCCCACCGGCGTACAGGAATAGTAGTTCTGGTCCGGCGGTGACACGTTCTCGATTGAGAAGTTTTGTGCCGACTCCTGCCAGACGAGGGTCGTCTCTTGCGTCGGACTCGGGAAGCCTTGCAGGGTATGGTCGGGCACGGCGCCGGTATAACGGTTTTGATCAGTCGGACTCGTCACCCAGAACGTGTGCGCTGCCGCCGGTTCGTTGTCGATCATGAGCGTCGCCGTCACTTGCCCGGTGCCCAGTCGGTTCAAGTTGGTCACGGCGCCGAAGCCGTTGTTTCCATCGTTGTTGCAGGCGTGGACCGTGTCGGCCCGGTCAGCGCCATACGGCAGGTCGACGCGCTCGACGTCGCCACTCGCGTTCTTGAGAGTTACATGAACATTCTTCGCGCTGCAGGCCCAGCCAGTGATGGGGAAGATGCCGCTCGCAAATTGTGACGGCTGCGGGTTTTCGAAGCTGCACTTCGTCTTCGCCGTGCTGCACCCTCGGCCGGATGGAACGATCGGCGCGCTACTCGACGCGATTGCGAAATTCTGGGTGCTGTTGGTCCAAACGACGTCGATCTGTTCGCTCGCGTCGGGAAAGTTCGGGGTCAGGCGGAATTGCCCTTGCAGGCTGGGGTCGCGCAGCTTGTCGGTCGGTCGCGTGACGCGGAATTTGTTGGTCTTAACCGCCTTCCCGTTGATGTATAGGGTTGCCGTGGCCTCGCCATTGCCCAGTCGATTGAGATTCGTGGTCGCGGCGAAGCCGTTGTTCCCGTCATTATTGCAGGGGGCTGCGGTATCCTCGCGGGCGCCACCGTAGGGAACCTGGATTCGCTCCGTGCGCTCCGAACCCGTGAGAAGCACTTCGACCATCTTGGCCTCGCACGCCCATCCGGACAGGACGGTGATCCCGGTCGCGTACCCCTGGTCGCTTGGGTTCTCCAGCGTCCAATTGTTCGCCGACGCAGGACTTGCGAGGAAGAGGCAGGAAGCGAGGATGCAAACCGCTTGAATCCTCGCACGGAGGGCTACAAATGACCGGGGGCTCATTGCTCGGATCTCCTCGGGGTGTTGAGACAAAGTACAACCGGCTATCATAGGTTCACGACTGCGCAATGGTGGCGAGTCCAGGGCGGATTCAGTCGAGCGCCTTCTCTCGACCCCGGCAAACGGCCTTCCGAACTTGGATCCGGGCGTACTTCTTTTCGCTTGCTGGAATGACGTGCCACGGAGCCGCTTCGGTGCTGGTGCGCGCCACCATTCTCCTCGAGCGCGACCGTGTACGCATCCCACTTCTCGCGGTTCCGGTCTCCGTCGCCGGAGAGCTTGTACTTCTTATAGGGCGCGGCTTCACAGGCCTTGAAGCGTTCGATCTGCGTCGCGAGATCGATGTGCAGCCAGAACTTGATCCGCGGCGTGCCGTGCTCGGTCAGTTTCTGCTCGCAATCGCCGATCTCAGCGTCGGCGCGCTGCCAAGCGCTCGAGCGAGACGCAGCCCTCAACGCGCTCGCGGCCATACCAGCTCCGGTCGAACAGGAACCTGTCGCCAGCTCGTGGCAGTTGGCGCCAGAAGCGCCCGAGTGAGTGGTGCGCGCACGCCGGCGCCCGACGGATACGAAGCGGCGAATACCACCTTCCGGACAAGGCGCCCATGCGATAGGGTAGACGGGTGTCGAGCCGACCTCGTTTGCGCGGAACCAGCTCCTCCTTCCTTGATCGAGCCGCCTGCGCAAGTAGGGTGGAAGCATGGTCGTCTCGAGATCGTGAGGCAACAGCATGAAGAAAAATTCTCTCACCCCATACTCGAAGTGCTTTGCGGTCGCGCTTGCACTTTTTTGCGTGCTGCTGCGAGCAAACCCTGCAGCCGCCACCGCAACGGTCGCGCGCCAGTGGAACGAGCTCCTCCTCGAGGCGATCCGCAACGACTTCGCCCGACCTACAGTGCACGCGCGGAATCTGTTCCACACGTCCGTCGCAATGTGGGATGCCTGGGCAGCCTATGACGGAAAGGCTCACACCTACCTCCACTACGAGGACGCAACGGCCGTCGATGTGGCCGCAGCGCGTGACGAAGCGATCAGCTACGCCGCGTACCGCATCCTTTCGCACCGTTTTGCGCATTCCCCCGGAGCCTCGGTGTCTCTGGCAGCGTTCGACGCGAAGATGGCTGAACTCGGATACGACACGGCGGTCGTAGACGAGATGGGGGCCACGCCGGCTGCCCTGGGAAACCGCATCGCCGCAGCCGTACTTGCCTTCGGTGCAGCCGACGGATCGAACGAAGAAAACGGATATTCCAACGTCTTCTATGAGGCCGTCAATCCGTACCTCTTCCCGGGGTTTGCGGGGAATCCGTACCTTGCGGACCCAAACCGCTGGCAACCTCTCTCTCTCGACTTCTTCGTCGACCAGGCCGGTAATGTCTTCCCCCTGGGCAGTCCTCCCTTCCTGAGCCCCGAGTGGGGTAGCGTCACCCCATTTGCACTGCGTCCGACGGACTTGACGATCTATCAGCGCGACGGAGACCCCTACTGGGTCTACCATGATCCGGGACCACCACCGCAGTTCCTCGGCACCGGCGATGCAGAATATAAAGCCGGATTCGAACAGGTCCTCGAGTGGAGTCATCTGCTCGACCCGGCCGACGGCACCCTGCTCGACATTGGACCCGGCGCCCGCGGCAACAACACCCTGGGGACCAACGACGGGGCCGGACACCCCTCGAATCCATCGACGGGATCCGCCTACGCACCCAATATCGCCCTCGCCGGCGACTACTACCGCGTACTCGCGGAGTTCTGGGCCGATGGTCCGGACTCGGAAACGCCGCCCGGCCAATGGTTCGTTCTGGCGAACTACGTGTCCGACCACCCCGCTCTGGTCAAGAAATTCGGCGGCGAGGGAGACGTTCTCCACCCGCTCCAATGGGATGTGACTCTGTACTTGGCGCTGGGCGGCGCCATGCACGACGCCGCGGTCTCCGCCTGGGGGGCCAAGGGATGGTACGATTACATCCGCCCGATTTCGGCGATTCGAATGCTCGCGGACCTCGGGCAGCGCACCGACCCGGGCCAACTATCGTATCATCCCGACGGTATCGAGTTGGTTGCGGGACGCGTCGAAGTCGTGACGGCGGCCAGCACCGCGCCGGGCCAGCGCCATGCGCATCTCGGCGCGGAGAACATCGGAAAAATCGCGGCGAGAGCCTGGCGCGGGCCAGACTACATCTCCGACCCTGAGACGACGACGGCCGGGGTCGGCTGGATCCTCGTCGAAGACTGGTGGCCCTACCAACGACCGACCTTCGTAACCCCGCCCTTCGCCGCATATGTCTCGGGCCATAGTACGTTCAGCCGGGCCGGAGCGCAGGTGCTCACCGCCTTCACCGGTGACGCATTCTTCCCAAGCGGCTTCGGCGAGTTCATCGCACCCGCCGATGAGTTCCTCGTTTTCGAAGACGGGCCCAGCGTCGACGTAACCCTGCAATGGGCCACCTATTTCGACGCCGCGGACGAGTGCAGTCTTTCGAGAATCTACGGCGGCATCCACCCACGTGCCGACGACATTCCTGGCCGTCTCGCGGGCGACCAAATTGGTCAGGACGCCTTCGAACAGGTCCGCCTCCTCCACGCGGCTTCGTACGAGCAGATCGAGGGAGCCATCGAGATCCGGCGCGCCAAAATCTTCACCAAGACACCGGGCTCCGGCCGAATCGACATCCGCGGGACGCTCTTTACCGGCATCAGCAGCCCCGACGACGCTCTCAATATTTTCACCGGGCTTCGCGTGAACGTGTCGGATGGACTCATGGTCGATGAGTCCTATGAATTCTCACCCGACAAGTGCAACGCTCGAGCAAACGGCGGAATCGTTTGCCTCTCGGAGGATCGCGCGACGAAGGTCACCTTCAAACCCGAACGCGACGGCGGCGAGCGCGCCTTCAAGATCGCAATGAAGAAAAGGACGCTGCCGGCCACAGTCGCCGGGCCCATCGAGCTCCTCCTGCGCGACGCCGTCGCGGAGCGAACCGGCACCGCTGCAACCTGCGTCAACAAGGTCACCAAAGTCATTTGCCGAGAGTAGTTGCCGTGCCGGATGACGCCATGGAAGCAC encodes the following:
- a CDS encoding SDR family oxidoreductase produces the protein MDDRSLRIDPVIDETSEFDFDLTAPIQGARPLLEASTPMGRFGNTDDIAYAAVCIASEEAKFVMGQTLSPNGGFVMSQ
- a CDS encoding DUF3604 domain-containing protein: MPRSTWDAIKAGLPLRSDLPATLQEHAWSSPIHYAPRS
- a CDS encoding vanadium-dependent haloperoxidase, with amino-acid sequence MKKNSLTPYSKCFAVALALFCVLLRANPAAATATVARQWNELLLEAIRNDFARPTVHARNLFHTSVAMWDAWAAYDGKAHTYLHYEDATAVDVAAARDEAISYAAYRILSHRFAHSPGASVSLAAFDAKMAELGYDTAVVDEMGATPAALGNRIAAAVLAFGAADGSNEENGYSNVFYEAVNPYLFPGFAGNPYLADPNRWQPLSLDFFVDQAGNVFPLGSPPFLSPEWGSVTPFALRPTDLTIYQRDGDPYWVYHDPGPPPQFLGTGDAEYKAGFEQVLEWSHLLDPADGTLLDIGPGARGNNTLGTNDGAGHPSNPSTGSAYAPNIALAGDYYRVLAEFWADGPDSETPPGQWFVLANYVSDHPALVKKFGGEGDVLHPLQWDVTLYLALGGAMHDAAVSAWGAKGWYDYIRPISAIRMLADLGQRTDPGQLSYHPDGIELVAGRVEVVTAASTAPGQRHAHLGAENIGKIAARAWRGPDYISDPETTTAGVGWILVEDWWPYQRPTFVTPPFAAYVSGHSTFSRAGAQVLTAFTGDAFFPSGFGEFIAPADEFLVFEDGPSVDVTLQWATYFDAADECSLSRIYGGIHPRADDIPGRLAGDQIGQDAFEQVRLLHAASYEQIEGAIEIRRAKIFTKTPGSGRIDIRGTLFTGISSPDDALNIFTGLRVNVSDGLMVDESYEFSPDKCNARANGGIVCLSEDRATKVTFKPERDGGERAFKIAMKKRTLPATVAGPIELLLRDAVAERTGTAATCVNKVTKVICRE